From Aptenodytes patagonicus chromosome 1, bAptPat1.pri.cur, whole genome shotgun sequence, one genomic window encodes:
- the ZRSR2 gene encoding U2 small nuclear ribonucleoprotein auxiliary factor 35 kDa subunit-related protein 2 isoform X1 has product MAAPMLLPESPLGKLSHQKYRAILKKEKRKKKRQALAKLRDSEATEKDESVSEEEEEEVEEEEEEEEEEEKKLEAERQKLHEQWLLREEKAQEEFKLKKEKEEAARKRQEEEERKIKEEWEEQQRKEREVAQQKQQEKREREAAVQRMLDQAESQLENGVTWHNPEPPENIGTEKDRANCPFYIKTGSCRFGDRCSRKHNYPTSSKTLLVRGMFITFGMEQCRRDDYDTDASLEYSDEETYQQFLEFYEDVLPEFQNVGKVVQFKVSCNYEPHLRGNVYVQYQSEKDCQAALALFSGRWYAGRQLHCEFCPVTRWKTAICGLFERQKCPRGKHCNFLHVFKNPNNEFWEANRDIRISPERTNQLSKNSERRNRTSHRDDYYSRSRRRGSPSPDHSYRRNGESERKKNRRKNKRRRRSGRSRSRERRRSRSRGRKRRGRSRSRSHSRTRSRSRSRSSSRSRSRGKKRSSSRGKNSETPKTK; this is encoded by the exons ATGGCGGCGCCCATGTTGCTGCCCGAGTCCCCTCTGGGGAAGTTGAG CCATCAAAAATATAGAGCtattctgaagaaagaaaagcgAAAAAAAAAGCGGCAGGCGCTTGCCAAACTAAGAGACTCAG aaGCTACAGAAAAAGATGAATCAGTgtctgaggaggaagaggaggaagtggaagaagaggaggaggaagaagaagaagaagaaaaaaaacttgaggCAGAAAG ACAAAAACTACATGAGCAGTGGTtgctgagagaagaaaaggcCCAGGAAGAGTTCaagcttaagaaagaaaaagaagaggctgCAAGAAAACGtcaagaagaagaagag AGGAAGATCAAAGAAGAATGGgaagagcagcaaagaaaagagagagaagtggcACAGCAGAAGCaacaggagaagagagagagagag GCAGCTGTGCAGAGGATGCTGGATCAAGCTGAAAGCCAG CTGGAGAATGGTGTGACCTGGCATAACCCAGAGCCCCCCGAGAATATAGGAACAGAGAAGGATAGAGCGAATTGCCCATTCTATATTAAAACAGGTTCCTGCCGATTTGGAGATAG GTGTTCTCGCAAGCATAACTATCCAACATCTAGTAAGACACTACTCGTCCGAGGGATGTTCATTACTTTTGGCATGGAGCAGTGCCGGAGAGATGACTATGACACGGACGCGAGTCTCGAGTACAGTGACGAGGAGACCTACCAGCAGTTCCTGGAGTTCTATGAAGACGTGCTCCCCGAGTTTCAGAACGTGGGGAAGGTTGTTCAATTCAAG GTCAGTTGCAACTATGAGCCTCACCTGCGAGGAAATGTGTATGTCCAGTATCAGTC ggAGAAGGACTGTCAGGCAGCTCTTGCCTTATTCAGTGGACGATGGTATGCAGGCCGACAGCTTCATTGTGAATTTTGTCCTGTGACAAGGTGGAAAACTGCTATATGTG GCTTATTTGAAAGGCAGAAGTGTCCAAGAGGGAAACACTGCAACTTTCTTCATGTATTCAAAAATCCAAACAATGAGTTTTGGGAGGCCAATAGAGACATACGTATTTCTCCTGAACGGACTAATCAGTTGTCTAAAAACTCTGAAAGGAGAAACAGAACGAGCCATCGTGATGACTATTACAGCCGGTCAAGGAGAAGGGGCAGCCCAAGCCCAGACCATTCTTACCGCAGAAATGGAGaatctgagagaaaaaagaatcgCCGCAAAAACAAGAGGAGGCGCCGGTCTGGCAGGTCAAGAAGTCGAGAAAGGAGGAGGTCTCGCAgcagggggagaaagaggagaggccGCAGTCGCAGCAGAAGTCATAGTCGAACACGCAGTAGGAGCAGAAGTCGGAGTTCCTCTCGATCCCGGAGCAGGGGTAAAAAGAGATcgagcagcagaggaaaaaatagtgaaACTCCCAAAACAAAGTGA
- the ZRSR2 gene encoding U2 small nuclear ribonucleoprotein auxiliary factor 35 kDa subunit-related protein 2 isoform X2, whose protein sequence is MRFVSDSHQKYRAILKKEKRKKKRQALAKLRDSEATEKDESVSEEEEEEVEEEEEEEEEEEKKLEAERQKLHEQWLLREEKAQEEFKLKKEKEEAARKRQEEEERKIKEEWEEQQRKEREVAQQKQQEKREREAAVQRMLDQAESQLENGVTWHNPEPPENIGTEKDRANCPFYIKTGSCRFGDRCSRKHNYPTSSKTLLVRGMFITFGMEQCRRDDYDTDASLEYSDEETYQQFLEFYEDVLPEFQNVGKVVQFKVSCNYEPHLRGNVYVQYQSEKDCQAALALFSGRWYAGRQLHCEFCPVTRWKTAICGLFERQKCPRGKHCNFLHVFKNPNNEFWEANRDIRISPERTNQLSKNSERRNRTSHRDDYYSRSRRRGSPSPDHSYRRNGESERKKNRRKNKRRRRSGRSRSRERRRSRSRGRKRRGRSRSRSHSRTRSRSRSRSSSRSRSRGKKRSSSRGKNSETPKTK, encoded by the exons ATGAGATTCGTTTcagacag CCATCAAAAATATAGAGCtattctgaagaaagaaaagcgAAAAAAAAAGCGGCAGGCGCTTGCCAAACTAAGAGACTCAG aaGCTACAGAAAAAGATGAATCAGTgtctgaggaggaagaggaggaagtggaagaagaggaggaggaagaagaagaagaagaaaaaaaacttgaggCAGAAAG ACAAAAACTACATGAGCAGTGGTtgctgagagaagaaaaggcCCAGGAAGAGTTCaagcttaagaaagaaaaagaagaggctgCAAGAAAACGtcaagaagaagaagag AGGAAGATCAAAGAAGAATGGgaagagcagcaaagaaaagagagagaagtggcACAGCAGAAGCaacaggagaagagagagagagag GCAGCTGTGCAGAGGATGCTGGATCAAGCTGAAAGCCAG CTGGAGAATGGTGTGACCTGGCATAACCCAGAGCCCCCCGAGAATATAGGAACAGAGAAGGATAGAGCGAATTGCCCATTCTATATTAAAACAGGTTCCTGCCGATTTGGAGATAG GTGTTCTCGCAAGCATAACTATCCAACATCTAGTAAGACACTACTCGTCCGAGGGATGTTCATTACTTTTGGCATGGAGCAGTGCCGGAGAGATGACTATGACACGGACGCGAGTCTCGAGTACAGTGACGAGGAGACCTACCAGCAGTTCCTGGAGTTCTATGAAGACGTGCTCCCCGAGTTTCAGAACGTGGGGAAGGTTGTTCAATTCAAG GTCAGTTGCAACTATGAGCCTCACCTGCGAGGAAATGTGTATGTCCAGTATCAGTC ggAGAAGGACTGTCAGGCAGCTCTTGCCTTATTCAGTGGACGATGGTATGCAGGCCGACAGCTTCATTGTGAATTTTGTCCTGTGACAAGGTGGAAAACTGCTATATGTG GCTTATTTGAAAGGCAGAAGTGTCCAAGAGGGAAACACTGCAACTTTCTTCATGTATTCAAAAATCCAAACAATGAGTTTTGGGAGGCCAATAGAGACATACGTATTTCTCCTGAACGGACTAATCAGTTGTCTAAAAACTCTGAAAGGAGAAACAGAACGAGCCATCGTGATGACTATTACAGCCGGTCAAGGAGAAGGGGCAGCCCAAGCCCAGACCATTCTTACCGCAGAAATGGAGaatctgagagaaaaaagaatcgCCGCAAAAACAAGAGGAGGCGCCGGTCTGGCAGGTCAAGAAGTCGAGAAAGGAGGAGGTCTCGCAgcagggggagaaagaggagaggccGCAGTCGCAGCAGAAGTCATAGTCGAACACGCAGTAGGAGCAGAAGTCGGAGTTCCTCTCGATCCCGGAGCAGGGGTAAAAAGAGATcgagcagcagaggaaaaaatagtgaaACTCCCAAAACAAAGTGA